The genome window GGAATGGAATGGTTGATTGGTTATATTGAACAAGACAAAGGGTATTCTGCCATTATCGAAAATGATTATTATCAAAAGGTAGATGTTTCTGAGACAAAAGGTGATTTAACGTTAACGATTGATGGAGTGATTATGGATGAATCAGGAATAAATATTTTTTATACATTACAGTCTACTAAGTCTCTAACTGGTGGAAAGATAAAGGATGTTAATCTTTTTAATAAAGAAGAATTTCCTGAGCATGCACAAAGCAATAATGTCTTTTTTCCTGATGATATCGAAAATGAATTTCAAAGTATGGTGGAATACCAATTTGTTAAACCTTTTTCCTTTAAGGACTTAAAGTTTAACTTTGAATTCATTACAGTAATAGACAACAAAGAAATAAAGTTTCTGATTCCTTTTGAGCTAAAGGAAAATATAAAGAAGCAGATTACTTATCCAATAAACCAAGTGGTGGAAGTAGAGAATCAAAAAATGACGATTGAAGAAATGATTGTCTATCCTTTAAGAATTGGTGTAAAGGTAGCGTTCGATCCAGCAAATACAAAGGAAATTTTGGGATTTGAAGATATGCGCTTGGAAAATGAGAACGGCGAAGTATGGTCGGCTATTGCAAATGGTATTGTGAATACAACTTTGAGTAAGTATGAAAAAATGTATTATCTCCAATCAAATTATTTTGAAAAACCAAAGGATCTTTATTTGCGGATCAATAAACTAATGGCGATTGATAAAGAAGAAGCGATGGTTATCGTGAATACAGAAACAAATACATTAATAAACAGCCCGAAAGACGATAGGCTTAAACTAGGGACAACATCAAAATCACAAGTGGAATTTTCTATGGATTCGAATAGCGAGGAAGATCCAAAAGATCTCTTTAGTACTGCAATTGCTGCAGATGGAAAAGAATTATCCATTTCTAAGATAGAAAGTAGAAGCTCGCACAAAGAAATAAGTTGGATTTTATCTTTTGATAACACAATGTATAAAAATCCTTTAAAGCTCGAATTGGCTGCTTATCCAAACTATATTAAAGGAGATATAAAAGTAAAATTAAAATAAAAGGATAAGCTTCATTTAGTAAGGTAAAAGGAATTCAAAAAAAATGAGAAACAATTTTTATTATATAAATTAGGTATGGAGGTAGAAAAATGAAAAATAGTTCATCCATAATTTTTGGGTTAGCCACTATAATAGGCTTTACCATATTAGGTTTGTTCATATTGTCTGCATTTGGTAAAGAGTCCACAACAGTAGAAAATGATAATGATGATTATAGATATGAATTAGTTCCTGCAAATGAGAATAATATTATCATTTTCGATAAGAAGACTGGTGAATATTGGAGCAAATTTATCCCAAGTGATGAAGGTCCTACTAATTGGGAGAAAGGCGATTTTCCAGCAAATAATAGCAGTAAATAATAGACGAAGTGCATTGACCACCTTTCCTTTTGAGGTGGTTTTTTATAGTGCTTTTCTGTATCTTTATTGTGTTGTTGTTGATTTTATGTAGTTTTGCTCAGTTTATTTCACCTATTTTTCACGAGATATATCGGAGAATGAATTATTAGTCAAGGTTGTATATAGATAGCGTTGTCTTGCATGGAATTTACCGGGTTCTGTTCAAATGACTACATAATAGAAAAGAATAATCCATGCTATCAAACTAATTATTTCTTAATCATTGGGGTGTTGTAAGCAGTATATTTTTATGTTATAGTGAAGGCAACGTAAACGTTTACGTAAAGGGTGGCAAAAATGACGATAACGATAAAAGATATAGCAAATGCTGCAAAGGTGTCTACTGCAACTGTTTCGCGAGTTTTAAATGGCGCAGGTGGCTATAACGAAGAGACAAAGAAGAAAATCCTCCATATCGCAGAAGAACTAGGTTACCGAAGAAATGAAATGGCGAGAAGCTTAGTAAAAAAATCTAGTAATTTAATTGGTATTATTATGCCGAGTGTATCAACCATTTTTTATGCAGATATTGTTAATGGAATAGAGAAGCTGGCACAAAAACATGGTTTTAGTGTTATTTTATCTCATGCAGGAGTTAAAGGTAATCGTTTAATTCATTGCTTGAAGATGCTGGAAGAAAGAAAAGTGGATGGGCTTGTTATTGTATCCATTCCATTAATGGAAGACCAAATTCAAGCTATTGAATCATTGAGTATTCCATATGTGTTATTGTCAACAGATACACCAAATAAACAAATACCATTTATAAAAGTAGATGATTATGAAGCCTCTTATGCTGCTACAGAGTATCTAATAAAACATGGTCATCGGAAAATTGGCTTGGCAGGTGTTGATTTCTCTGATCGAGTAGCTGGGATTCCAAGAATTGAAGGATATAAAAAAGCGTTAAAAGATCATGGATTAAGCTTTTCTGCTAACGACATAAAAGCAGGAGACTATAGTTTTACGGCAGGAAAAGAAGCCCTTTATGCTTTTCATACTGAAAAGGATGGGATAACAGCAGTATTTTGTGTAAGTGATGAGGTAGCGCTTGGCATTATTTCAGCTGCTTATGAATTAGGGATAAAAATACCAGAGGACCTTTCCGTCGTAGGCTACGATAATACGAGAGTTGCG of Niallia circulans contains these proteins:
- a CDS encoding DUF4179 domain-containing protein, which codes for MYEEEEQRLSRLKADLEKTTLPLEKAEEAILSGILKAKQEKNRAKKKQKRLIGLAIASIIIISFVTSIRISPTFANALSSIPGMEWLIGYIEQDKGYSAIIENDYYQKVDVSETKGDLTLTIDGVIMDESGINIFYTLQSTKSLTGGKIKDVNLFNKEEFPEHAQSNNVFFPDDIENEFQSMVEYQFVKPFSFKDLKFNFEFITVIDNKEIKFLIPFELKENIKKQITYPINQVVEVENQKMTIEEMIVYPLRIGVKVAFDPANTKEILGFEDMRLENENGEVWSAIANGIVNTTLSKYEKMYYLQSNYFEKPKDLYLRINKLMAIDKEEAMVIVNTETNTLINSPKDDRLKLGTTSKSQVEFSMDSNSEEDPKDLFSTAIAADGKELSISKIESRSSHKEISWILSFDNTMYKNPLKLELAAYPNYIKGDIKVKLK
- a CDS encoding LacI family DNA-binding transcriptional regulator; protein product: MTITIKDIANAAKVSTATVSRVLNGAGGYNEETKKKILHIAEELGYRRNEMARSLVKKSSNLIGIIMPSVSTIFYADIVNGIEKLAQKHGFSVILSHAGVKGNRLIHCLKMLEERKVDGLVIVSIPLMEDQIQAIESLSIPYVLLSTDTPNKQIPFIKVDDYEASYAATEYLIKHGHRKIGLAGVDFSDRVAGIPRIEGYKKALKDHGLSFSANDIKAGDYSFTAGKEALYAFHTEKDGITAVFCVSDEVALGIISAAYELGIKIPEDLSVVGYDNTRVAEMAVPPLTTIEQPFRLMGEKGCFKIIEAIQQKKAVKTEMLPFDIVERASVKHWEH